The following proteins come from a genomic window of Pyxidicoccus sp. MSG2:
- a CDS encoding GGDEF domain-containing protein — protein sequence MGVRRKRVGKAGQPPTVLVVEPRAEDLERTRSLLGEAGFRVVPLTRFDAAMPLFEVIRPDAVLLAAQSPDYSAVQVARRLRQVSRGTVPVFYLVDPHDMEAYRFCLEKGQCVDIVSRGCSGAELSMKLHAQLKLKAAVLRAAAGEESGTALALHDPVTGLYNRPFLLSLIGLEVRRAERYGGTFSVVAAEVGGYGAFRKEFGRGMAERLLVYSAVVLGQTVREADAVARVGDSEFALLLPGTPAESVPEVMARVSARFEAARFQVEGRVVRTALELGAVSFPDAVGTPTQLLAAALQELRRTREFRRMVGGPTRLSV from the coding sequence GTGGGCGTGAGACGGAAGCGGGTGGGCAAGGCGGGGCAGCCTCCCACCGTACTCGTGGTGGAGCCACGGGCCGAGGACCTGGAGCGGACCCGGTCGCTCCTGGGGGAGGCTGGCTTCCGGGTGGTGCCGCTGACGCGCTTCGACGCGGCGATGCCACTGTTCGAGGTCATCCGTCCGGACGCGGTGCTGCTCGCCGCGCAGTCGCCGGACTACAGCGCGGTGCAGGTGGCGCGGCGGCTGCGGCAGGTGAGCCGGGGCACGGTGCCGGTGTTCTACCTCGTGGATCCCCACGACATGGAGGCGTACCGCTTCTGCCTGGAGAAGGGGCAGTGCGTGGACATCGTCTCGCGCGGGTGCAGCGGGGCGGAGCTGTCCATGAAGCTGCATGCGCAGCTGAAGCTGAAGGCGGCGGTGCTGCGCGCGGCGGCGGGCGAGGAGTCCGGCACCGCGCTGGCGCTGCATGACCCGGTGACGGGGCTCTACAACCGGCCCTTCCTGCTGTCGCTCATCGGGTTGGAGGTGCGCCGCGCGGAGCGCTACGGCGGGACGTTCTCCGTGGTGGCGGCGGAGGTGGGGGGCTACGGCGCCTTCCGCAAGGAATTCGGGCGCGGCATGGCCGAGCGCCTGCTGGTGTACAGCGCGGTGGTGCTGGGACAGACGGTGCGCGAGGCGGACGCGGTGGCCCGGGTGGGCGACAGCGAGTTCGCGCTGCTGCTGCCGGGCACGCCGGCGGAGTCGGTTCCTGAAGTGATGGCCCGGGTGAGCGCGCGCTTCGAGGCGGCGCGCTTCCAGGTGGAGGGCCGGGTGGTGCGCACGGCGCTGGAGCTGGGCGCGGTGAGCTTCCCGGACGCGGTGGGCACGCCCACACAGCTGCTGGCGGCGGCGCTCCAGGAGCTGAGGCGGACACGAGAATTTCGTCGCATGGTCGGGGGACCAACCCGACTGTCGGTGTAA
- a CDS encoding DUF4388 domain-containing protein — MRGLSGDFSTMPLKDLVVYLGNRRVTGSLKVERGDVRKQLELRDGHVVSASSNQPREFFGQFLINMGHLTEDQLEKAFATQAQTRVFLGKILVMTGLVAEATVRSALSHKFREMLLDAFHWSEGGFAFESSDTAPEVAGLDVSVDLLDIHREGEFRETAWQAIRAVFPSGAVRLSVDERKLPERKPGSMDERIVQLIKDGLNIDGMALALHATDFFLYQRLYALYRLDAVKVSELEPEPETAVVVEEEEDASVIGAESSADEVLQAAQLFLDAGNVRDAEALAKRAHELGPSPRTAELLKKAQERLVVELRRELVEPPRVPALQVAPAHLKTLQLSAPERYLLSRIDGRRDVAAIVHVSPLQELDALKFFQGFVDRGLVKLTAR, encoded by the coding sequence ATGCGTGGTCTGTCTGGTGACTTTTCGACGATGCCCCTCAAGGACCTCGTCGTCTACCTGGGGAACCGGCGAGTCACCGGTTCGCTGAAGGTGGAGCGTGGGGACGTGCGCAAGCAGCTGGAGCTGCGCGACGGCCACGTGGTGAGCGCCAGCTCCAACCAGCCGCGTGAGTTCTTCGGTCAATTCCTCATCAACATGGGGCACCTGACGGAGGACCAGCTCGAAAAGGCATTCGCGACCCAGGCCCAGACGCGCGTCTTCCTCGGCAAGATTCTGGTGATGACGGGCCTGGTGGCCGAGGCCACCGTCCGCAGCGCGCTGAGTCACAAGTTCCGGGAGATGCTCCTGGACGCCTTCCATTGGAGCGAGGGCGGCTTCGCCTTCGAGTCCTCGGACACGGCGCCAGAAGTCGCGGGGCTGGACGTCAGCGTGGACCTGCTGGACATCCACCGCGAGGGCGAGTTCCGCGAGACGGCGTGGCAGGCCATCCGCGCCGTCTTCCCTTCCGGAGCCGTGCGGCTGTCGGTGGACGAGCGCAAGCTGCCCGAGCGCAAGCCCGGCAGCATGGACGAGCGCATCGTCCAGCTCATCAAGGACGGGCTCAACATCGACGGCATGGCCCTGGCGCTGCACGCCACGGACTTCTTCCTCTACCAGCGCCTGTACGCGCTCTACCGGCTGGACGCGGTGAAGGTGTCGGAGCTGGAGCCCGAGCCCGAGACGGCCGTGGTGGTGGAGGAGGAAGAGGATGCGAGCGTCATCGGCGCCGAGTCCTCGGCGGACGAGGTGCTCCAGGCGGCGCAGCTCTTCCTGGACGCCGGCAACGTGCGCGACGCCGAGGCCCTCGCGAAGCGCGCGCACGAGCTGGGCCCCTCGCCCCGCACGGCGGAGCTCTTGAAGAAGGCCCAGGAGCGGCTGGTGGTGGAGCTGCGCCGGGAGTTGGTGGAGCCACCCCGGGTGCCCGCGCTGCAGGTGGCGCCCGCGCACCTGAAGACGCTGCAGCTGTCCGCGCCCGAGCGCTACCTGCTGTCGCGCATCGACGGCCGGCGCGACGTGGCCGCCATCGTCCACGTGTCCCCGCTCCAGGAGCTGGACGCCCTGAAGTTCTTCCAGGGCTTCGTGGACCGGGGGCTGGTGAAGCTCACCGCGCGCTGA
- a CDS encoding ActD protein, giving the protein MALCIPHWLLERVALGELPPDALAAARARLEREPDGDGRLARLAEDSRLTLERHPPAAVAAEVERRRAARTRIDAAREAGRGGWHGLSLGMPVAASLVLFVLSTQREPPPEPAPARAPIIWNVSERIKGEPMLRVHRQGATEPELLANHARARRGDVLQLSYVSGGRPHGVVVSVDGRGTVTLHHPATLTSSTELAPGEAVTLGHSYELDDAPGFERFLFVTSDVPLDVAMVLDAARVLARQPSEARTRPLPLPDTLAQTSFTLEKVP; this is encoded by the coding sequence ATGGCTTTGTGTATCCCCCACTGGTTGCTGGAGCGAGTCGCCCTGGGCGAGCTGCCCCCGGACGCCCTGGCCGCTGCCCGCGCGCGGCTGGAGCGCGAGCCGGATGGGGACGGGCGCCTGGCCCGGCTGGCGGAGGACTCCCGCCTCACCCTGGAGCGCCACCCGCCCGCGGCCGTGGCCGCCGAGGTGGAGCGCCGCCGCGCCGCTCGCACCCGCATCGACGCGGCCCGCGAGGCCGGACGGGGGGGCTGGCACGGCCTGTCCCTGGGCATGCCGGTGGCCGCGTCGCTCGTGCTGTTCGTCCTGTCCACGCAGCGCGAGCCGCCGCCGGAGCCCGCCCCGGCGCGCGCGCCCATCATCTGGAACGTCTCGGAGCGCATCAAGGGTGAGCCCATGCTGCGCGTCCACCGGCAGGGCGCCACCGAGCCGGAATTGCTCGCCAACCACGCGCGGGCCCGTCGCGGCGACGTGCTCCAGCTCAGCTACGTGTCCGGAGGCCGCCCGCACGGCGTGGTGGTGTCGGTGGACGGGCGCGGCACGGTGACGCTGCACCACCCGGCCACGCTCACCAGCTCCACGGAGCTGGCCCCCGGCGAGGCCGTGACGCTCGGCCATTCCTACGAGCTGGACGACGCCCCCGGCTTCGAGCGCTTCCTCTTCGTCACCTCGGATGTGCCGCTGGATGTGGCCATGGTGCTGGACGCGGCGCGCGTGCTCGCCCGCCAGCCCTCCGAAGCTCGCACCCGGCCGCTCCCCTTGCCGGATACCCTGGCCCAGACATCGTTCACGTTGGAGAAGGTGCCGTGA
- a CDS encoding penicillin-binding transpeptidase domain-containing protein, which yields MTIRRRLLSAAALFPLALLLGANEPQPGATAPVTGALADSGTEGVGPAIAETPADAGTPESLATASAAVLGGASPDGGLAALAAEPGLVPPVPVPSRESAPPIAKLQPLPRAADLLARAKLEGERLVVKEKNGHKQVLTIDPVLQTQLTNIMRDYAVPYGAAVVLEPSTGRVLALAEHSAARPEMRGLPVRAVFPAASIFKIVTGSALLEAGVPPSVEECFHGGKRRLSEKHLEDSERDGACISLALAMGKSANVVFAKLTHKHLNADVLRRMAARFRFNREIAFPVPMDVSLAAIPEEPFGLANTGAGFGDVYLSPLHGALMASVAANDGRWVDPVLVEPESGPLLPPEGEPVLTPEAAKDLTAMLEETVTHGTARGVFRERAFRVDDAVGKTGTLADRNPFRDYSWFVGFAPKDNPRVVVAAVIVNDPKWRIRGAWLGREALRLGLQRVPAPVEMTAPASAAGKH from the coding sequence ATGACGATCCGCCGCCGTCTCCTGTCCGCCGCAGCGCTGTTCCCCCTCGCCCTCCTGCTCGGAGCGAATGAGCCCCAGCCGGGAGCCACGGCCCCTGTCACCGGGGCCCTGGCCGACTCCGGAACGGAAGGTGTGGGTCCTGCCATCGCCGAGACGCCGGCCGACGCCGGCACCCCCGAGTCGCTCGCCACGGCCAGCGCCGCGGTGCTGGGAGGCGCATCCCCGGATGGCGGCCTCGCCGCGCTGGCCGCGGAGCCCGGGCTGGTGCCTCCGGTGCCGGTGCCGTCGCGCGAGTCGGCGCCGCCCATCGCGAAGCTGCAGCCGCTGCCTCGCGCCGCGGACCTGCTGGCCCGCGCGAAGCTGGAGGGTGAGCGGCTGGTGGTGAAGGAGAAGAACGGCCACAAGCAGGTGCTCACCATCGACCCGGTGCTCCAGACGCAGCTGACGAACATCATGCGCGACTACGCCGTGCCCTACGGCGCCGCCGTGGTGCTGGAGCCCTCCACGGGCCGCGTGCTGGCGCTGGCGGAGCACTCGGCGGCGCGGCCGGAGATGCGCGGACTGCCCGTGCGCGCCGTGTTCCCCGCGGCCAGCATCTTCAAGATCGTCACCGGCAGCGCGCTGCTCGAGGCGGGCGTCCCCCCGTCCGTGGAGGAGTGCTTCCACGGCGGCAAGCGGCGGCTGTCCGAGAAGCACCTGGAGGACAGCGAGCGCGACGGGGCCTGCATCTCGCTGGCGCTGGCCATGGGCAAGAGCGCCAACGTCGTCTTCGCCAAGCTGACGCACAAGCACCTCAACGCGGACGTGCTGCGCCGCATGGCGGCCCGCTTCCGCTTCAACCGCGAGATTGCCTTCCCCGTCCCCATGGACGTGTCGCTCGCCGCCATCCCCGAGGAGCCCTTCGGCCTGGCCAACACCGGCGCGGGCTTCGGCGACGTGTACCTGTCCCCGCTGCACGGCGCGCTGATGGCGTCCGTGGCGGCCAACGACGGCCGGTGGGTGGATCCGGTGCTGGTGGAGCCGGAGTCCGGCCCGCTGCTGCCCCCGGAGGGCGAGCCCGTCCTCACCCCCGAGGCGGCGAAGGACCTCACCGCCATGCTGGAGGAGACGGTCACCCACGGCACCGCGCGCGGCGTGTTCCGCGAGCGCGCCTTCCGCGTGGACGACGCGGTGGGCAAGACGGGCACGCTGGCGGACCGCAATCCCTTCCGCGACTACTCGTGGTTCGTGGGCTTCGCGCCCAAGGACAACCCCCGCGTGGTCGTGGCCGCCGTCATCGTCAATGACCCGAAGTGGCGCATCCGCGGCGCCTGGCTGGGCCGCGAGGCCCTGCGCCTGGGCCTGCAGCGCGTCCCCGCGCCGGTGGAGATGACGGCCCCGGCGTCCGCCGCGGGCAAGCACTGA
- a CDS encoding ABC transporter permease, protein MDGLKETLVIWSAELRRAVRSGRAVVLLGLYSMFSALVLLVVGWIAGQVREAVNKQLETAGAGADASAQVGEEMRKGVLGFLLSDDSAMMEALSRVPLEVLVVFKVTLFFLPAYVALMGFDQLSGEVGPRSMRYLTVRARRSSVLLGKFLSQATLLLGLVLIIDLAIFVYARIANPGFGFADVVINLIKFWLAAIVFSLAYVSLTTLCSSLFRSPAVSLVFNFILLFVFWLMDTTGRAAEAAYGEASVVRYVRYLSPSYYSVNLLHPRLAEFAASGAAYAGFAMLFLLGAYAVLRARDL, encoded by the coding sequence TTGGACGGATTGAAAGAAACCCTGGTCATCTGGAGCGCGGAGCTGCGCCGCGCCGTGCGCAGTGGGCGCGCGGTGGTGCTGCTCGGCCTCTACAGCATGTTCTCCGCGCTGGTGCTGCTGGTGGTCGGCTGGATTGCCGGCCAGGTGCGCGAAGCGGTGAACAAGCAACTGGAGACCGCGGGTGCGGGCGCGGATGCCTCGGCGCAGGTGGGCGAGGAGATGCGCAAGGGCGTGCTGGGGTTCCTCCTCAGCGATGACAGCGCGATGATGGAGGCGCTCTCGCGGGTGCCGCTCGAAGTCCTGGTGGTCTTCAAGGTCACCCTCTTCTTCCTGCCGGCCTACGTGGCGCTGATGGGCTTCGACCAGCTCAGCGGCGAGGTGGGCCCGCGCTCCATGCGCTACCTCACCGTGCGCGCGCGCCGCTCCTCGGTGCTGCTGGGCAAGTTCCTCTCGCAGGCGACGCTGCTGCTCGGGCTGGTGCTCATCATCGACCTGGCCATCTTCGTCTACGCCCGCATCGCCAATCCGGGCTTCGGCTTCGCCGACGTGGTCATCAACCTCATCAAGTTCTGGCTGGCGGCCATCGTCTTCTCGCTGGCCTACGTGTCCCTCACCACGCTGTGCTCCAGCCTCTTCCGGAGCCCGGCGGTGAGCCTCGTCTTCAACTTCATCCTGCTGTTCGTCTTCTGGCTGATGGACACCACCGGCCGGGCCGCCGAGGCCGCCTATGGCGAAGCGAGCGTGGTGCGCTACGTGCGCTACCTGTCGCCCTCGTATTACTCGGTCAACCTGCTGCACCCGAGGCTGGCCGAGTTCGCCGCCAGCGGAGCCGCGTACGCGGGCTTCGCGATGCTCTTCCTGCTGGGCGCCTACGCCGTCCTGCGCGCGAGGGATTTGTGA
- a CDS encoding sigma-54-dependent transcriptional regulator codes for MDRIAVLVVDDEESVRTFLSELLGSAGYQVRSAASGAQALEMLSGGSFDAVLLDVVMPEMSGLEVLRRYRGAGGSAPVIVLSALSGADDAVRAMKMGASDYLSKPFGNDELQDVLARALGTRAPERQAVAPPLPPRVVSPVVDPAADARVLISTSPSMRRARALVERIADTDVPVLLLGESGTGKEVIAREIHARSQRRGKPFIKVNCAALPGELLESELFGHERGAFTGATAEKPGKFELADQGTIFLDEIGEMAIRLQAKLLQVLQDEEFFRVGGKKSVRVDSRVVVATNRDLEKEIALGNFREDLYYRLNVVAIRLPPLRERREDVVPLTDHFLKKYGRNFINGVSELPREVLQAFADYDWPGNVRELENMVRRLCVLKDATLVLDELNAAGRSPASAPSLPTAYGGDDGTYGRSHEEPVRSPPSSSVQVLEMPSRGSAQAVVSAAPAPAPVMLEPANSVLPAPRYVNPFDVPQPPPPPAPAGEPSLKDIGKRAAMLAEREAILCMLQRTAWNKRRAATKLRISYKALLYKIKECGIIDPRSSAEL; via the coding sequence ATGGATCGGATCGCGGTGCTGGTGGTGGATGACGAAGAATCGGTGCGCACGTTCCTGTCCGAGTTGCTCGGCAGTGCGGGCTACCAGGTGCGCAGTGCCGCGAGCGGCGCTCAGGCGCTGGAGATGCTCTCGGGAGGTTCCTTCGACGCGGTGCTGCTCGACGTGGTGATGCCGGAGATGAGCGGTCTGGAAGTCCTTCGCCGCTACCGGGGCGCGGGTGGCTCCGCGCCGGTCATCGTGCTCAGCGCGCTGTCGGGCGCGGACGACGCGGTGCGCGCCATGAAGATGGGGGCGAGCGACTATCTCTCCAAGCCGTTCGGCAACGACGAGCTGCAGGACGTGCTGGCGCGAGCCCTGGGGACGCGCGCCCCGGAGCGCCAGGCCGTGGCGCCGCCCCTGCCTCCGCGTGTGGTGTCGCCGGTGGTGGACCCCGCCGCGGATGCGCGGGTGCTCATCTCCACGTCTCCGTCCATGCGCCGCGCCCGGGCGCTGGTGGAGCGCATCGCCGACACGGACGTGCCGGTGCTGCTGCTGGGTGAGTCCGGCACGGGCAAGGAAGTGATTGCCCGCGAAATCCACGCGCGCAGCCAGCGGCGCGGCAAGCCGTTCATCAAGGTGAACTGCGCGGCGCTGCCGGGCGAGCTGCTGGAGAGCGAGCTGTTCGGCCACGAGCGCGGCGCCTTCACCGGCGCCACCGCGGAGAAGCCCGGCAAGTTCGAGCTGGCGGACCAGGGCACCATCTTCCTGGACGAGATTGGCGAGATGGCCATCCGCCTCCAGGCCAAGCTGCTCCAGGTGCTGCAGGACGAGGAGTTCTTCCGAGTCGGCGGCAAGAAGAGCGTGCGCGTGGACAGCCGCGTGGTGGTGGCCACCAACCGCGACCTCGAGAAGGAGATTGCCCTCGGCAACTTTCGCGAGGACCTCTACTACCGCCTCAATGTGGTGGCCATCCGCCTGCCGCCCCTGCGCGAGCGCCGCGAGGACGTGGTGCCGCTGACGGACCACTTCCTGAAGAAGTACGGCCGCAACTTCATCAACGGCGTGTCGGAGCTGCCCCGCGAGGTGCTCCAGGCCTTCGCGGACTACGACTGGCCCGGCAACGTGCGCGAGCTGGAGAACATGGTGCGCCGGCTGTGCGTGCTGAAGGACGCCACGCTGGTGCTCGACGAGCTCAACGCGGCGGGCCGCAGCCCCGCGAGCGCGCCGTCGCTGCCCACCGCGTACGGCGGTGACGACGGCACGTATGGCCGCTCGCACGAGGAGCCGGTGCGCTCGCCGCCGTCCTCGTCCGTGCAGGTGCTGGAGATGCCCTCGCGTGGGTCCGCCCAGGCAGTGGTGTCCGCCGCGCCCGCGCCGGCTCCCGTCATGCTGGAGCCCGCCAACTCGGTCCTCCCGGCGCCCCGGTACGTCAATCCGTTCGACGTGCCGCAGCCGCCGCCGCCTCCTGCTCCGGCGGGGGAGCCGTCGCTGAAGGACATCGGCAAGCGGGCGGCGATGCTGGCCGAGCGCGAGGCCATACTGTGCATGCTCCAGCGCACCGCCTGGAACAAGCGCCGCGCGGCCACCAAGCTGCGCATCAGCTACAAGGCGCTGCTCTACAAAATCAAGGAGTGCGGAATCATCGACCCGCGCTCCAGCGCGGAGCTGTAA
- a CDS encoding glutaredoxin family protein gives MRVDIYSKPNCSLCDKAAAVVESVRARIPFELRIISILEDAAAFDAWRYDIPVVVIDGVPAFKHRVEPAELEARLREAQGGTAIAKSAAQDG, from the coding sequence ATGAGAGTCGATATCTACTCGAAACCCAACTGCTCGCTCTGCGACAAGGCAGCCGCCGTCGTCGAGTCGGTCCGTGCTCGCATCCCCTTCGAGCTGCGGATCATCTCCATCCTGGAGGACGCGGCGGCCTTCGATGCCTGGCGCTACGACATCCCCGTGGTCGTCATCGACGGCGTGCCCGCCTTCAAGCACCGCGTGGAGCCAGCCGAGCTCGAAGCGCGCCTGCGTGAGGCCCAAGGTGGCACAGCCATTGCTAAATCCGCTGCCCAGGATGGGTAG
- a CDS encoding caspase family protein, whose amino-acid sequence MTRSLLFSLLLLPALASAAPVPNAGSSQPVRRFALLVGVNDGGPGRAKLRYAVTDAQSFGDVLEELGGVQPQDRLMLMEGGRAELEGALSKFKAMIAAAKTSGGRTEALVYYSGHSDEAGLLLQQDRFGYKELRQALESLPADVRIAILDSCASGTLARQKGGVRRPSFLVDASTAVRGHAILTSSSEDEVSQESDRIGGSFFTHNLVSGMRGAADATGDGRVTLHEAYQFAFHETLARTEQTRAGAQHPAYDIELAGTGELVMTDLRSTAAVLVLGEMLDGRLYVRDAPGRLVVELKKFAGRATELGLQPGRYTVMRESLGVGSQAELVLDQGGRFVLAENAFRPVGLELTAMRGGGTPRLDGVTPAASGGSVPAVEGPPHRRMPFNLGLFPSVQTNDLFGGTVDNNFSLALAAGRTARLKGVALALGANWATDSVRGLQLAVGGNVARADVTGGQFAIGGNLATGALGGVQVATGLNIAQQGGLAGQLSVGGNLSRAPLSGAQLSVGTNWVQGDFDGVQGTVGLNAVRGRMEGVQMSVGMNWADTARGMQLSLLNVGDDVKGMQLGLINIAGKMSGLQLGIVNVAREMDSGLPIGALSIVKNGQFHVEAFGSDINFANTALKVGSRHFYTTVVVGMGHVAGAQGPSHWTLGFGLGGHIPVSERFFVDVDGVTHSVYDWDASFTTTRLLHQVRVIGGFQVAKHFTLIGGPTMNLLHGVDGDAITALSTFSRQGPKHFIWWPGMQVGVRL is encoded by the coding sequence ATGACGCGGTCGCTCCTGTTCTCGCTCCTGTTGCTCCCCGCCCTGGCCTCGGCGGCTCCCGTGCCCAACGCGGGCTCCTCCCAGCCGGTGCGGCGCTTCGCGCTGCTGGTGGGCGTCAACGACGGAGGCCCGGGCCGTGCGAAGCTCCGCTACGCCGTCACCGACGCGCAATCCTTCGGCGACGTGCTGGAGGAGCTGGGCGGCGTGCAGCCCCAGGACAGGCTGATGCTGATGGAGGGCGGCCGCGCCGAGCTGGAGGGCGCGCTGTCGAAGTTCAAGGCGATGATTGCCGCGGCGAAGACGTCCGGCGGGCGCACCGAGGCCCTCGTCTACTACTCGGGCCACTCGGACGAGGCGGGCCTGCTGCTCCAGCAGGACCGCTTCGGCTACAAGGAGCTGCGCCAGGCGCTGGAGTCGCTGCCGGCGGACGTGCGCATCGCCATCCTCGACTCGTGCGCGTCCGGCACGCTGGCGCGGCAGAAGGGCGGGGTGCGCCGGCCGTCCTTCCTGGTGGACGCGTCCACCGCGGTGCGCGGCCACGCCATCCTCACGTCCTCGTCCGAGGACGAGGTGTCCCAGGAGTCCGACCGCATCGGTGGCTCGTTCTTCACCCACAACCTGGTGTCCGGCATGCGCGGCGCCGCGGACGCCACCGGCGACGGCCGGGTGACGCTCCACGAGGCCTACCAGTTCGCCTTCCACGAGACGCTGGCGCGCACCGAGCAGACGCGGGCCGGCGCGCAGCACCCCGCCTACGACATCGAGCTGGCCGGCACCGGCGAGCTGGTGATGACGGATTTGCGCTCCACCGCCGCGGTGCTGGTGCTGGGGGAGATGCTCGACGGGCGCCTCTACGTGCGCGACGCGCCGGGCCGGCTCGTGGTGGAGCTGAAGAAGTTCGCCGGCCGCGCCACCGAGCTGGGCCTCCAGCCGGGGCGCTACACGGTGATGCGCGAGTCGCTCGGCGTGGGCTCGCAGGCGGAGCTGGTGCTGGACCAGGGCGGGCGCTTCGTGCTCGCGGAGAACGCCTTCCGGCCGGTGGGCCTGGAGCTGACGGCCATGCGCGGCGGGGGCACGCCTCGCCTCGACGGCGTGACGCCCGCGGCGAGCGGAGGAAGCGTGCCGGCGGTCGAGGGGCCTCCACACCGACGCATGCCCTTCAACCTGGGCCTGTTCCCGTCGGTGCAGACCAATGACCTGTTCGGCGGCACCGTGGACAACAACTTCTCGCTGGCACTGGCGGCGGGCCGCACGGCCCGGCTGAAAGGCGTGGCGCTGGCGCTGGGCGCCAACTGGGCGACGGACTCCGTGAGAGGCCTCCAGCTCGCCGTTGGCGGCAACGTCGCGCGCGCGGACGTGACGGGCGGCCAGTTCGCCATTGGCGGCAACCTGGCCACGGGTGCGTTGGGCGGCGTGCAGGTCGCGACGGGCCTCAACATCGCGCAGCAGGGTGGCCTGGCGGGACAGCTGTCCGTGGGCGGCAACCTGTCCCGGGCGCCGCTGAGCGGCGCCCAGCTGTCGGTGGGCACCAACTGGGTGCAGGGCGACTTCGACGGTGTCCAGGGCACCGTGGGCCTCAACGCCGTGCGGGGCCGCATGGAGGGCGTCCAGATGTCCGTGGGCATGAACTGGGCGGACACCGCGCGGGGCATGCAGCTGTCGCTCCTCAACGTCGGCGACGACGTGAAGGGCATGCAGCTGGGGCTCATCAACATCGCGGGGAAGATGAGCGGCCTGCAGCTCGGCATCGTCAACGTGGCGCGGGAGATGGACTCCGGCCTGCCGATTGGCGCGCTGAGCATCGTGAAGAACGGCCAGTTCCACGTCGAGGCGTTCGGCAGCGACATCAACTTCGCCAACACCGCCCTCAAGGTGGGCAGCCGCCACTTCTACACGACGGTGGTGGTGGGCATGGGCCACGTCGCGGGCGCCCAGGGGCCGAGCCACTGGACGCTGGGCTTCGGCCTGGGCGGCCACATCCCCGTGTCCGAGCGCTTCTTCGTCGACGTGGATGGGGTGACGCACTCCGTCTACGACTGGGACGCGAGCTTCACGACGACGCGCCTGCTGCACCAGGTGCGAGTCATCGGTGGGTTCCAGGTCGCGAAGCACTTCACCCTCATCGGCGGGCCGACGATGAACCTCCTGCACGGCGTGGACGGCGACGCCATCACCGCGCTGAGCACCTTCTCGCGGCAGGGCCCCAAGCACTTCATCTGGTGGCCCGGGATGCAGGTCGGCGTGCGGCTGTGA
- a CDS encoding GNAT family N-acetyltransferase, translated as MTPPLVLLGSGYTLTRLAVAEARAGRDVLAATRDSARREALERAGARVTSLEDALSRTDGARVVTSVPPDAGLDSRIAEALARHPPSRLVYLSSTGVYGGARGLVDEDTPVEPTSPTARGRIEAESRFLSLGAVVLRIAGIYGPERSTLARLQAGAVRLPEGGGGRISRVHVDDLVEAIRVALQWGEPGAFYCVADDRPAPQEETVTWLCERLGLPPPPRVPLERLHESLRGDRAVSNARLKDLGWRPRYPDYVAGFTALLEAEGRGGGPEPLTVRKLRPDEAEVFWALRLRGLREHPEAFGASLEEDTARPMDVVRARMVGDSQVVMGAFDGARLVGVAGMWRGQERKSAHKAHVWGMYVLPEARSRGVGRRLLTGLIAEGRKMAGVERLLLAVSVGNTAAQSLYRSLGFRTYGVEPAALKIGGAYVDEELMCLPL; from the coding sequence ATGACGCCTCCACTCGTCCTCCTGGGCTCCGGGTACACGCTCACGCGGCTCGCCGTGGCGGAAGCCCGCGCGGGCCGCGACGTGCTGGCGGCCACGAGGGATTCCGCGCGCCGTGAGGCGCTGGAGCGCGCGGGAGCCCGCGTCACCTCGCTGGAGGACGCGCTGTCCAGGACGGACGGGGCGCGCGTCGTCACCTCCGTCCCGCCGGACGCGGGGCTGGACTCGCGCATCGCCGAGGCGCTCGCGCGGCACCCGCCCTCGCGGCTCGTCTACCTGTCATCCACCGGTGTCTACGGCGGCGCACGCGGCCTCGTGGACGAGGACACGCCGGTGGAGCCGACCTCGCCCACGGCACGTGGCCGCATCGAGGCGGAGTCGCGCTTCCTCTCGCTGGGCGCGGTGGTGTTGCGCATCGCCGGCATCTACGGCCCGGAGCGGAGCACGCTCGCGCGCCTGCAGGCGGGCGCCGTCCGGCTGCCGGAGGGTGGGGGAGGGCGCATCTCCCGCGTCCACGTGGACGACCTGGTGGAGGCCATCCGCGTGGCGCTCCAGTGGGGCGAGCCCGGGGCCTTCTACTGCGTCGCCGATGACCGGCCCGCGCCCCAGGAGGAGACCGTCACCTGGCTGTGCGAGCGGCTCGGCCTGCCGCCGCCGCCCCGCGTTCCGCTGGAGCGCCTCCACGAGTCGCTGAGGGGCGACCGCGCGGTGTCCAATGCGCGCCTCAAGGACCTGGGCTGGCGGCCGCGCTACCCGGACTACGTCGCCGGCTTCACCGCGCTGCTGGAGGCCGAGGGCCGCGGGGGTGGGCCCGAGCCGCTCACCGTTCGGAAACTTCGCCCCGACGAGGCGGAGGTCTTCTGGGCGCTGCGGCTGCGCGGCCTGCGGGAGCATCCAGAGGCCTTCGGCGCGTCGCTGGAGGAGGACACGGCGCGGCCGATGGACGTCGTCCGCGCGCGGATGGTGGGGGACTCGCAGGTCGTCATGGGCGCCTTCGACGGGGCGCGCCTGGTGGGCGTGGCGGGCATGTGGCGGGGGCAGGAGCGGAAGTCGGCCCACAAGGCCCACGTCTGGGGCATGTACGTGCTGCCCGAGGCCCGCTCCCGGGGCGTGGGCCGGCGGCTGCTCACGGGGCTCATCGCGGAGGGCCGGAAGATGGCGGGCGTCGAGCGCCTCCTGCTGGCCGTCTCCGTGGGCAACACGGCGGCCCAGTCCCTCTACCGTTCCCTGGGGTTCCGCACCTACGGCGTGGAGCCGGCCGCGCTGAAGATTGGCGGGGCCTACGTCGACGAGGAGTTGATGTGTCTGCCTCTGTGA